One Pagrus major chromosome 11, Pma_NU_1.0 genomic region harbors:
- the pycr3 gene encoding pyrroline-5-carboxylate reductase 3 isoform X2, translating to MDPEMDSQLKIGFIGAGNMAFGIAKGILSGNVLPVNVKVGAPSSRNLGRFQELGIAITHSNVEVVCGSDVVFVAVKPHLVPPVLNEISQHVTDRHIIVSVAAGVTLATLEELLPENSVAIRLMPNLPCLVQEGALLFARGSHAKPEDGALLRSLLHRCGLVEEGPEAWIDIHTGLSGSGVAFVYLFAEALAEGAVKMGMPSALAHSIASQTVLGAGRLLRESGKHPAQLRSEVCTPGGTTIYGLHTLEQGGVRASTMSAVESATERARELGRKSAAGGRK from the exons ATGGACCCTGAGATGGACTCGCAACTGAAGATTGGTTTCATCGGTGCAGGGAACATGGCCTTTGGCATTGCAAAGGGCATTTTGTCTG GAAATGTTCTTCCTGTAAACGTCAAAGTGGGCGCACCATCCTCCAGGAACCTGGGACGCTTTCAG GAGCTGGGGATTGCCATCACTCACTCCAACGTGGAGGTGGTCTGTGGGTCAGATGTGGTCTTTGTAGCAGTTAAACCTCACCTGGTTCCACCTGTTCTCAATGAGATCTCACAACACGTCACTGACCGACACATCATTGTGTCTGTTGCAGCAGGAGTAACACTGGCAACACTGGAAGAG CTCCTGCCAGAGAATTCAGTTGCCATCAGGCTGATGCCAAATCTGCCATGTTTAGTTCAGGAAGGAGCTCTCCTGTTTGCTCGCGGATCTCATGCAAAACCGGAGGATGGAGCTCTGCTTCGCTCCTTGTTGCACCGCTGTGGTTTAGTGGAGGAGGGACCTGAGGCCTGGATAGACATCCACACTGGACTGAGTGGGAGTGGAGTCGCTTTT GTGTATCTGTTTGCTGAAGCGCTGGCAGAAGGAGCTGTGAAAATGGGAATGCCAAGTGCTCTGGCACACAGCATCGCATCTCAAACTGTTCTG GGTGCTGGGAGATTGTTACGTGAGTCTGGGAAGCATCCAGCTCAGCTGCGCTCTGAGGTCTGCACCCCAGGTGGAACGACCATCTACGGGCTTCACACCCTGGAACAGGGCGGTGTGAGGGCGTCGACCATGAGCGCCGTCGAATCTGCCACAGAGAGAGCCAGGGAGCTTGGCCGAAAGTCAGCAGCTGGAGGCAGGAAATGA
- the pycr3 gene encoding pyrroline-5-carboxylate reductase 3 isoform X1 has translation MDDSGIKKQNWDVKETELFLEILKELDINKCLDGRKVRNNKLFKVAHRRMTAAGYHRSVDQLKFRWKLLKSAYYKCKREPDSTAPTKIQGWWRYEKTMTAIMESRHPLVGTGVNSDRNDEVTEDSDGEASVLLWPQPCPDLSTQNLDLIIKMDPEMDSQLKIGFIGAGNMAFGIAKGILSGNVLPVNVKVGAPSSRNLGRFQELGIAITHSNVEVVCGSDVVFVAVKPHLVPPVLNEISQHVTDRHIIVSVAAGVTLATLEELLPENSVAIRLMPNLPCLVQEGALLFARGSHAKPEDGALLRSLLHRCGLVEEGPEAWIDIHTGLSGSGVAFVYLFAEALAEGAVKMGMPSALAHSIASQTVLGAGRLLRESGKHPAQLRSEVCTPGGTTIYGLHTLEQGGVRASTMSAVESATERARELGRKSAAGGRK, from the exons ATGGATGACTCTGGTATCAAGAAGCAGAACTGGGACGTGAAGGAGACGGAGTTATTTCTGGAAATCCTCAAGGAGCTGGACATCAATAAGTGCTTAGACGGTAGGAAAGTGAGGAATAACAAACTCTTCAAGGTGGCGCACAGGAGGATGACAGCGGCCGGTTATCACAGATCTGTGGACCAGTTAAAGTTTCGCTGGAAACTTCTCAAAAGTGCGTATTACAAGTGCAAGAGGGAGCCCGACTCCACGGCCCCCACCAAGATACAGGGCTGGTGGCGGTATGAAAAGACAATGACGGCTATCATGGAGTCCAGACACCCGCTGGTCGGAACTGGGGTCAACTCAGACAGGAACGATGAAGTGACAGAAGACTCTGATGGGGAAGCATCAGTGCTGCTCTGGCCGCAGCCCTGCCCGGACCTTTCCACTCAGAACCTGGATTTAATT ATCAAAATGGACCCTGAGATGGACTCGCAACTGAAGATTGGTTTCATCGGTGCAGGGAACATGGCCTTTGGCATTGCAAAGGGCATTTTGTCTG GAAATGTTCTTCCTGTAAACGTCAAAGTGGGCGCACCATCCTCCAGGAACCTGGGACGCTTTCAG GAGCTGGGGATTGCCATCACTCACTCCAACGTGGAGGTGGTCTGTGGGTCAGATGTGGTCTTTGTAGCAGTTAAACCTCACCTGGTTCCACCTGTTCTCAATGAGATCTCACAACACGTCACTGACCGACACATCATTGTGTCTGTTGCAGCAGGAGTAACACTGGCAACACTGGAAGAG CTCCTGCCAGAGAATTCAGTTGCCATCAGGCTGATGCCAAATCTGCCATGTTTAGTTCAGGAAGGAGCTCTCCTGTTTGCTCGCGGATCTCATGCAAAACCGGAGGATGGAGCTCTGCTTCGCTCCTTGTTGCACCGCTGTGGTTTAGTGGAGGAGGGACCTGAGGCCTGGATAGACATCCACACTGGACTGAGTGGGAGTGGAGTCGCTTTT GTGTATCTGTTTGCTGAAGCGCTGGCAGAAGGAGCTGTGAAAATGGGAATGCCAAGTGCTCTGGCACACAGCATCGCATCTCAAACTGTTCTG GGTGCTGGGAGATTGTTACGTGAGTCTGGGAAGCATCCAGCTCAGCTGCGCTCTGAGGTCTGCACCCCAGGTGGAACGACCATCTACGGGCTTCACACCCTGGAACAGGGCGGTGTGAGGGCGTCGACCATGAGCGCCGTCGAATCTGCCACAGAGAGAGCCAGGGAGCTTGGCCGAAAGTCAGCAGCTGGAGGCAGGAAATGA
- the bmb gene encoding protein brambleberry: MGHLLIHHLCFLLISVLACQCPAVNGLFEWLRQTETPPAAAAPPPPAAAEVPALLARDAQFEMATADEKFLAEAKNMEISPLDSCNYKVVARLKASCGSLSEEQLAKLGVVLFNCQSESEGRPIYPCTEEMTIKECTAGMDPDTWNAYHIVSNRARSVCYATRQQLFRRRAEHTVNALISTATSQLDAMKDLKEGQLELRELTATSLDKLLDGHNALQAQQGKLYEGQGQMESSLRDNLQRLNQEKALIASGQELVAQLIKGITQRMENVSENLQIQGSEMQDSHKGIVKDLADVRHQAQDIYQKIDHSMLEFLQYQDQTSQYYTDLMNKLERMNSTLGLTLHYLDNMQSRIEEKLHMIQGYLGWAGLSLAAMWTCVAHTGYFVLCAVLLTFLRCPGFSRAVLLLTVPLNAVAEVNQQPALDLTGLSLLLLAVSLGHWFVNQLWAYLKHRGMPAAPLPLAPCEIVEPQKPPVSSCHSYPPSSTPQKEEKNGFLEQVDLLNQDSFITGDFGVSVVSPPHRKPESRFMPIIGTPNHSTPRLIPQQLLSAALVDDIPPMNLGGVFDAVNNSRDLLSDSRSASPTPSLYSNSSLSGRQLCNGITKTGKACKKRAVPGQEYCRVHEGGHSSYVHS, encoded by the exons ATGGGCCATCTGCTGATCCACCACCTGTGTTTCCTGCTGATCAGTGTGCTGGCCTGTCAGTGTCCTGCAGTCAACGGGCTGTTTGAGTGGCtgaggcagacagagacaccTCCGGCAGCAGCtgcaccacctccacctgcagcagctgaagtcCCAGCACTTCTAGCAAGGGATGCTCAGTTTGAGATGGCTACTGCGGATGAGAAGTTTTTAGCTGAGGCAAAAAATATGGAGATCAGCCCATTAGACAGCTGCAATTATAAG GTGGTTGCCCGGCTGAAGGCGAGCTGTGGCAGCCTCTCAGAGGAGCAGCTCGCAAAACTTGGAGTCGTTCTGTTCAACTGCCAATCAGAGAGTGAGGGCCGCCCGATCTACCCTTGTACAGAggaaatg aCAATAAAAGAGTGCACAGCAGGCATGGACCCAGACACGTGGAATGCCTACCACATAGTGAGCAACAGAGCGCGCTCTGTCTGCTACGCAACTCGCCAGCAGCTCTTCAGACGCCGAGCCGAGCACACCGTCAACGCTCTCATCTCAACAGCCACGAGCCAACTGGATGCAATGAAGGACCTAAAG GAGGGCCAGCTGGAGCTGAGGGAACTGACTGCAACCTCCTTGGACAAGCTGCTGGACGGTCACAATGCTCTGCAGGCCCAACAGGGAAAACTGTACGAAGGCCAGGGGCAGATGGAGAGTTCACTGAGGGACAACCTGCAGCGTCTGAACCAGGAGAAAGCGCTCATCGCCTCTGGACAGGAACTGGTGGCTCAGCTCATCAAGGGCATCACACAGAGAATGG agaaTGTGAGTGAAAACCTACAGATCCAAGGCTCGGAGATGCAGGACAGCCACAAGGGGATTGTTAAAGACCTCGCAGACGTCCGACACCAAGCCCAAGACATCTACCAAAAGATTG ACCACAGTATGTTGGAGTTCCTGCAGTACCAGGACCAGACGTCTCAGTACTACACAGACCTGATGAACAAACTGGAGCGCATGAACAGCACGCTGGGACTGACGCTACACTACCTTGATAACATGCAGAGCCGGATCGAGGAAAAGCTTCACATGATCCAGGGCTACCTGGGCTGGGCAG GTTTGAGCCTGGCAGCCATGTGGACGTGTGTTGCACACACAGGTTACTTCGTGCTGTGTGCCGTCCTGCTGACGTTCCTGCGTTGTCCAGGTTTCTCTCGAGCcgtgctgctgctcactgtgcCTCTTAATGCTGTGGCTGAGGTCAACCAGCAGCCAGCACTGGATCTCACCggcctcagcctgctgctgctcgctgTCTCTCTGG GTCACTGGTTTGTGAATCAGTTGTGGGCCTACTTAAAACACAGAGGAATGCCCGCTGCCCCGCTGCCTCTGGCCCCATGTGAAATTGTGGAGCCACAGAAGCCGCCAGTTTCATCCTGTCACTCCTACCCACCATCCTCTACACCGCAGAA AGAGGAAAAGAACGGTTTCCTGGAGCAGGTCGACCTGTTGAATCAGGACAGCTTCATAACAG GTGACTTTGGTGTATCAGTCGTGTCTCCCCCTCACAGGAAGCCAGAGTCCAGGTTCATGCCGATTATTGGCACACCCAATCACTCGACTCCCAGGCTCATACCACAGCAACTTCTGTCAGCA GCTCTGGTTGATGACATCCCCCCAATGAACCTGGGTGGTGTCTTTGATGCAGTGAACAACTCGCGGGATTTGTTGAGCGACTCACGAAGTGCGAGTCCGACCCCGTCACTATACAGCAACAG CTCTCTATCAGGCCGTCAGCTGTGCAACGGTATCACGAAAACGGGGAAGGCCTGTAAGAAGAGAGCCGTGCCAGGACAGGAGTACTGCAGAGTCCACGAAGGAGGGCACTCCTCCTATGTTCACTCCTGA